The following are encoded in a window of Bradyrhizobium guangdongense genomic DNA:
- a CDS encoding bifunctional allantoicase/(S)-ureidoglycine aminohydrolase, translating into MSSRTYHIPQGGLPPQTDLLSGRAVFTTAYAVIPGSVQRDIVISYLPHWDNTRVWVLARPLSGFAETFSHYLMEIAPAGGSDIPEPEKDAEGALFVVGGQVVLKLAGKESELTAGGFAYIPPGCAWSLRNRGRAPAQLHWIRKLYQRVPGLADPEPIVTNEQSIGPTPMPDTEGRWATTRFVDPADLRHDMHVTIVTFEPGATIPFAETHVMEHGLYVLEGKAVYRLNRDWVEVEAGDYMWLRAFCPQACYAGGPGRFRYLLYKDVNRHMNLRQGVPLI; encoded by the coding sequence ATGTCATCGCGAACTTATCACATCCCGCAGGGCGGTCTGCCGCCGCAGACCGATCTTCTCAGCGGCCGCGCGGTCTTCACGACCGCATACGCCGTGATTCCGGGCAGCGTGCAACGCGATATCGTCATCAGTTACCTGCCGCACTGGGACAACACGCGGGTCTGGGTTCTCGCGCGACCGCTGTCCGGCTTCGCCGAGACGTTCTCCCATTATCTGATGGAGATCGCGCCGGCCGGCGGCAGCGACATCCCCGAGCCCGAAAAGGACGCCGAGGGCGCGCTGTTTGTCGTGGGCGGACAAGTCGTCCTCAAGCTGGCAGGCAAGGAAAGCGAGCTGACGGCCGGCGGTTTCGCCTATATCCCGCCGGGTTGCGCGTGGAGCCTGCGTAATCGCGGCCGGGCCCCGGCCCAGCTGCACTGGATCCGCAAGCTGTACCAGCGCGTGCCGGGTTTGGCTGATCCCGAGCCGATCGTGACCAACGAGCAGTCGATCGGGCCGACGCCGATGCCTGATACGGAGGGGCGTTGGGCCACCACGCGCTTCGTCGATCCCGCCGACCTCAGGCACGATATGCACGTCACGATCGTGACGTTCGAGCCGGGGGCAACGATTCCCTTCGCCGAGACGCACGTCATGGAGCACGGGCTGTACGTGCTCGAGGGCAAGGCGGTCTACCGTCTCAATCGCGATTGGGTCGAGGTCGAGGCCGGAGATTACATGTGGCTGCGCGCGTTCTGCCCGCAGGCCTGCTACGCGGGCGGCCCCGGCCGGTTCCGCTATCTTCTCTACAAGGACGTCAACAGGCACATGAACCTGCGGCAGGGCGTGCCGCTGATATAG